The Carassius gibelio isolate Cgi1373 ecotype wild population from Czech Republic chromosome A8, carGib1.2-hapl.c, whole genome shotgun sequence genome contains the following window.
CATGTTAGCCTAACTGTATGATTCTATTATCTTGAATGTTAATTTGTGAAATGAGCATTACTttgacacattcacttctgcttTATGtagacacgttttttttttttattctgaaaagtgctatacaaataaatttgaattaaattgaaaagATTACCCCTGTTACTCCTTACAATTCCGTTCAGAACTCAAAAGTACAAAGCAGCGTGTTTAAATGGAGGTAGATTTCCTTTCATATCTGATAAAGCTTTTTACAATTTTCGTTACttcagttacttaaaaaaaaaatcaaattcacaCATCACAAGGCAGGCATGCACGTTCTTAAACACTAGGTGTGCATACATatactattaatttaaaaatactaggctattaatataaaacatgtaTTGTTGAACTCAAGTAGTCAAGAgtaacaagaaacaaataattaaaattttaaatactttttttttttaattactatttggATTATTCTCAAATCAAGCTGGATAGCATCGGGTTCTGCACTAGTGAGACTAGCCAAAACGAAAAacccaaaatataataaaataattaaataataaaaaaaaaagtgatgctgATTATCAGTTTTAATGGGAAATCAGCATTAACGAAAGAGAATCGACATGAAGAATATGCTGCGGTGCATTTAGTATTCGATTATATCCATGTTAGATAACCTATGTGTGCGCCTGATTGATCACGCAGATGTGGAAACAAACAGGTCGCTCCTCCATGTTTCTTGTCTGTGCTACAAGAACtgatccaagtattattttgacTCACCGTCTGCGTGTTGAATGAAGTTTACATCAACTTTACGCATGTCATCCAACTTCAGCGGAGTTACTCGATTCCACCCGCACTCCCCTGATTATTCATTTTCACTTAGACAATACTGTAAACATTTCACCAGTATCCAAATGCCTGTTATACATTTAGTATAAACGGAAACTGATAAGATCTCGTGTTTCATTATGCCATTATATTTCGTTTTTGAGAAGGAAGGTGTCACAAGAGTAAAGTCATGTGAGTGTGTCTTGACAGTACGGTGAGCCTGGAGGAACAAACTTCATTTCGTTATTAATTTGCGTTTTTCGGGGGAGAGATAGTATTCATACAGATTGTGTATCTTTAAGCATTTTTTGATTTATAGATTTTAACTAATATGCACCCATGAGAAGAATTCACACACTTTATAAATCCTTaagcatttatttttgtgtgttactTGCACTTCTCTTCTATATTTTAATACAGCATTTAAACAAGTAAAACAGTAATGTGTCTCAGAATTCAGAGTTCAGTCATTCCTTTCAAAAACTGACACGGTTTATAATTTAAtggatttttatttcagtttaagcaGACGATGTGATACAATGGTCCTTAAGCAAATGTAACTGTTTCCATAAGGTATTTCCACTAGCTCTGGAAAGCTCAGAGGTAAGATCAACATACTGGACAGATGTCATGTAAACTGAAAGAAACTGAGGAGTGGTCCAGGCCTGGACAGATTTCCAGGGAAATGAGAGGGAAGACAGAGGGCCCTCTGGTCCCTGTATGGGAGTTCAGGTAGAGCTCCTGACAGCCTTCACTCATCGTGATGCTCGTAGCCGTCAGGGAGGGCGTTGACGTGGGGGTTGTGGAAGAGACTCTTGGTGCCGTCACCCCATGGAAAGCGCTGATGTACATGTGGGAAAGAGAGGAAACACATTGTTTGACTAATAAAATTAACATATTATTTAATTAGTACACAGAAATGTTCACAAAAGTCTCCATGTATCCaacatttaagtaaaaatataggtaatctttttctttttcttgatcagttttctgtatttaaaatgacttgtaaaattaaaaaatttaaaacaagaaaaaaataagaacatttaataataaataagtttaattgacaacagatttataaatgttttacaattacaattatggGAAGTTGGTTTGCGCATGTTTAATTTTGAAATGCATGTTATTAGGGAGTAAACTGAACAAAGATGCTGACAGTTATCACTGTTGCAGaggaaaaaaaagctaaaatttaGCTCCTCGAATTAATTGTTCGATCAGGAGAGcgagagcagtgtgtgtgtgtgtgtgtgtgaacctgtGTCAGCACATCTCTCTACAAGCGTTTTTAATTACTTAAACAGTGATTTTACCCCCTCATTGCTGATGAATATAAGGGTACAAATCAGTATCaaaagctattttattaataaaagtcacGGCAGGATCACAACAAGTTCGTGTCCTCCTgggtgtttgtatgtgtgtgcagcACAATCTCCGATCTCACaatccaaaataaaagacatgataTTCTCAGGCCACAAGTCAAatcatatgaattattataaaaaatattaaaattaatacgtCTGGATGACAGTTGATTACAATAATTGTTCAACTCATTCACCTCAATATTAAGAGTTTCCCCTGTGGGGTGAATAAAGTTAATAGTCTTCTGTTAATATTTGATTAACATTGATATTCATGATCCCTTTTACAGTATTATTGGTCAAAAACCAACAAGATTTCCAGTTTTCAGTTCTCTGCCTTAGGCCCCCCCCAAAATTAAAGAATATACAAACTGAAAACACTAATTAGTTTTGTGGTCTATTTTCATTAGTTATTTTCAAAAGGGAAATACTGACATGGATGTTTACAGAGCAGAGGTCACCTTTTTAACTCCAATTGGAGAGATGGACTTTTGTTtgtctttatcattattattttgttccgCATTATTGGTTACGGtgttatttctgtttcaaaaggCAGCAATAAGAGTTTTCATGTGACTTTATACATTCATAATTTtgtgaaatgaataaatgcataattgCCATAATCGTAAAACCGCGATTATTTCTGAGACAATAATTGTACCaacaaaatactaataaaatgcaatacttacaatatttaaaatcaaaCCTGACTCAAAAGTGCATACGACCAGACTTCAATGAACTTTTGCACTCTCTCTTTtcattaaagtgttagttcacccgagaatgaataTTTGTCTATGttctactcaccctcaaagcatcctaggtgtatgtgactttgtaAAGAAGTCACATACACAGAAGATGatatgtaaagaaaaatgtcagaggatttcgaagtaagccaagaggagactggtttttctgtgttaaagtaaggaaactttgtttcctttgctcctatATTTCCCAGAGGCACGCACGACGCATACGTCATCCATCTGCTGCCTGCACGTCTACCGGTTCCCAACAGTCACCAGAAGAtaattatcttacaaaaatgcatggattcgctacaggaggcctttatttaccccccggagccgtgtgagggacgttttcttacagatgtgtgcactttatttcacatcttctgaactgttgacaacaaacacccacttactccaattgaaaggcttggaagagcaattGTCCAATGACtgtgattggattattctgaaagaagaaagacacacacacacacctagaatgcttcgagggtgagtagaaaaTGGATGAATTTTTATTCTTTGGTGAACCAACCCTTTCAATAACTCAAACTCCAACCAGACTCCTCCTGCAGACAATTTAAAGGTGTTTGTGTGGTGTAAAGGGTGGGTGTCTTCACCTTGCTGCGGATGCGCAGGTGGCTGTAGGGAATGAACTCGGGCTGCTCATGCTGGTGTTGTTGAGCCCTGAGGTACATGTTCAGCATACACACCGCGACTCCAGGCAGTGCCACCACAAATGAAAGGATCTTCCAGGTCTTGGCTACACGAACAAATGCCATAAATGGAGACAAGTTACAAACAAATCTGTTTAACACGTGGTATACACTTCAATAATAACGAAGTCACATTAGCCGGTTAACAAGCTAGTCGTTTAGTtcatttaactgattattaagACGAAATTAATTTAGTTTGCGTGACCTTACTACACAAAAGTCTAAACCCACTGCTATTCTGCAGTCTATGTCAAGTTGACGACAACAGAACAATATTAATCAGCTATTCGCGTCAGACAAGGTCAAAAGGTAACTGTCAGAGTTCCGGCTGTTCGTAATGGTTGCTCCTCTTAGTTCGTCGTCTGTTTTGGGGTATTTAGAGGTGGTCACTGACCTGCTTGTTCACCGTGAGCTGCTGCTGCAGCCGAAAGCTGACGGGTTTGGGTCAGCGTAACGGACTTCAGGAGCTTCTGGGATAAACGTCCGACCGCGGCCATTTTTGCGGAGACTGGAACAACCACTGTCTATGGGAACAACGAGCGGAAGAAACTTTACACAAGCTAGTACTGGACTGGAGACTGACGCGCGCGCCATCTGGTGACGTGGAGATCCAACAAAGGCTATGTCACACTAGTGTTGTATGGAATGCCAcgtctgccaaaataaaaaaataaataaatacataaatagatatacaaataaatgtaaaaaaaaaaaaaaaaaaagatatttagaaaagcaaaaaaaaaaaaaacgaaaataaataataatttatacatttagttccttatttatgtatatatttatttttccccatatttatttatttcttctttcatttatttatacatttattcatttatgcttttatttatttatacatttatgtatttctacatttatttatttattcatttatttcttcctACATTTCTTCCTGCGTAGGGTAATGAGGAGGGCGTTGTTTACCTCAGACATAGCAAtcgagctatatatatatatatatatatatatatatatatatatatatatatatatatatatatatatatatcatgtttaCTTTTGATATGTCTGACTGTTGACTTACTGTTGACTTACTGTCATTTTCAGGCAAAGTGGCTTGTGTCATGTTCACGGTTCTCCTCCTCCTTTCATTCTTGGTAATAGGAATCATAACAGGTCTCAACTGTAAGTCAGATTTATAATGTCTCAGGACATTTTTATGTGTTAGTGGTTGTGTAACtggtttatttttagtttaacatACTCTAGTCAGGAATAATGGTTTGTTTTACATACTCTAGTCAAGAATAAGTCACAGGAGGATCAGACCAGGGGTCTTCTTTCTGATGATATAACACCTATTCCATTCCACTACAAAGGTGATAAAggtaagaaagtaaaaaaaaaaaaaaaaaaaaaaaaaaaacatttaaaaatgattgtatttgccatattttaattataaattcttcatacacactcaaaaaaaaaagttgttgaacgaacttaaaaaaatttgagtaaacttttccacgaaatttaattacattttccaaacaATATCGAATTAGTTTGAAATGATTTGTAGTAATCTTGTTGTacaaacttaaattattttagtcaagacaacaaaaagaaaattggtCCATTCTACTAGATAAAGTTTTGCCATGCTtaatagagaaagttgtgtcaggTTAACTACTCTGAATTTTGTCATGcctactatataaaataatgccATGTTAACTACATTCAATTTGGTCATGTCtactatatctaacaatgcaatgTCAACTACAAACATTTTTGTCCTACCTactagaaaaaatttaaatcattacACTTATCTAACTTGATTCTACAGTTATttccaaatgaaagtgaaatacATGTTCTATTACATTAAAACCTATTTACTGTATACCTATAGTCTACTCCTGTGAAGAAAGTCAATATGTTAAAAGTCAGTCCATTtagtaaaaatctgtattttaaacatGAGCACATTTAACCTTGAGTGTCTTCTTAAAACTGCAAATATGGCAATTAAACATGCTCACTAAGTTAAGAAATgacaatgcaaataaaacatgagcatataagaatataacaaaatgttattttattttgttttcttaaacatgAGATTAAATGTGATTGAGAGACTTAATCACCTCTGCTCATCATGCAAAAATTCAGatacaacaaaaacacatgagCATACAAGGAAATAAAACAGCATTCACAAAGGGATCCTCAAACAGCACACCCAAGTGAAGAGTTTTGTTTTCTGCGCCTGTGCTTTGGCAGACAATTTACACAAGTTCAGCTCGAGAATCATTTTTTGGAGCACCTTAAAAGTGTAATGGATCTCCTGTGGATGAGTAAGATTTAAAGAGTATATTAGTCCAAGTAGCATGGCTGTAGCCAATGCTACATTACCTAAACCAGAAAGCACCTCCACATCTTCCAGCACAATGCAGATATCTTCAGGGTCTTCTGTTGCATCAGCAAATTCATGCCTTCATCACAGAATCCCTAAAAGGTCTTCTTTATGTCCGCTTCGGTTCTTGCAGGGTCATCatcctttggaaaaaaaaaatatatataaaaattgtaaatgtatggcatatatataaaaaaaaaaaattatacggcatgtttcttttttttttttaaataaaaaccccaATACAAACATTAAGAAATGTGCACTCAGCTTATTTTAGACTTGTGGACCTCAATGGAATAGTTctaaatcattaataaataatggTACAGTAGTGTAATAAAATGCTATAATGTGATACTGAAAATACACATATTTGGAGAGAAAcaacagttatttttagtgaacaaCTCCATTTCCACAGCACATTCAAACCGCCACGAGCCATCTTAAAACAATGCTATGGCGTTCGGTCACCAGATCACAACCCAACTCAACACCTTTGCCAGACTGTGTTCCACTTTATAATGGAAAATACAGTGCCTCTGTCAATATCACAACAATGAATAACTATGCTACCTTAAAATCTCTAACTATCACTCAGTGACTGTTtgaaatttttaattcatttagattaatgacattaacaaattacatttataaaatccaGATATTCTCAAGAGCCATTGAtacttcggtaacactttagaataatctccattagttaatgttagttaattcattaagtaacatgaacaaacaatgaacaatacattactgtatttattcatctttgttaatcttaatgaaaatacagttattcattgttagttcatgctaattcacagtgtattaactaatgttaacaagcacaacttttgatttgaataatgcattagtaaatgttgaaattaacaaactaagattcataaatgctgtagaaggattgttcttgcttagatcatgttaactaatgcagttaactaacattaactgatggaccaTTATTATAAAATGCTACCGATACTTATTTCAAATCAATATTACTTAACTTTAACCAAAACTGGGCACAATTAAAACAACTGCTGACAGCACACCCTTCCCTCATTCTCTGAGTTACTGAGTACAagctttttttcaatttttttaagaacagcgtagTCCTTGGCACCACCAAATTGGTGCAAATCTTTGCCAAAATACAGGTTTGTGTACTTTAATTTCATCTATAAAATCATTAGTCACTTTATTTTCAAACCAACAGATGGATGCAATGCCATTCACCTAAACGAGCgccttgtaaaatatattactttattactgAACAAACGGAATGTAATTACTTTGTATgttaaaggtatatatatatatatatatatatatataaatatatttatttatttatttttctctttaaagtgtgacgtgacatacagccaagtatggtgacccatactcagaattcgtgctctgcttttaacccatccgaaatgcacacacacagagcagtgaacacacacactgtgagcacacacccggagcagtgttcatcatttatgctgcggcgcccggggagcagttgggggttcgatgccttgctcaacggcacctaagtcgtggtattgaaggtggagagagaactgtacatgcactcccccccacccacaattcctgccggcccgggactcgaactcaaaacctttcgattgggagtccgactctctaaccattaggccacgactaccCCGtgaagcctggaattaaactgctgtttttcATCAGGCCCAAAGTTTATTTTCCATTTCCGTcactaattaaagggatagttcactttcaaattaaattaagtatgTTTTAGCTCAACttaagggcatccaagatgtaggtgtcttttgTTTTCGAagtagtttacatttttatatttttaggtcaaaccgttcttgtctgtgtctcacataatggaggtctatggtcaccacctcaaagagcatgcacagagaagtccaaattaaagaaTTCCCCATCGTatgtacacattgatgacctaagacacaaaacgagcggtttgtgtaagaaaattaacagtatttattttggttttatctcctgtacacaaccacgtccaactgatctgagtgtgCGAGTgcttctggcttagtctgcgcaagcacgGAAAGCGCTAGAAGCGATCTCTCATGCgtgtacgtcactcattgtttattGTTTACCACACAATAcaccaccaatctgcactgtctgaaatataatgcagtaactgtaattatttgtttataatgcaccctataatcgttgcaattacaataaacaacactttactcactctattgacagcgtgccattgggtccctctggcattggacgtcgcctccagtttatacatGGCAAACTAAACGCAACGTGCAAAACGCTGCGGCTCAACAGCGGAggaaactcaggatcttcagtcaggctgGTGTGTGATACGATAATGTCCTTGTTgtcgtcttgtagttgttccattcgtgacaacatatgtTCTCCagttctgttggcatctcacaacacttgctactaaaacaccaccaatttttaaGAGATCTCGGTCTCTGAGGTTTGAAGACGTGCTGCCGCAGCGGATGATTCTATGATCACTCCCGAGTACtttatctgtgtattctggtACAAATAAATATGGCTGTGACAAATTCaacgttgtctgttgatatattgaaatcgtcttccattgcaatttcctgtacgtataaatatgtttaaatcttCACAGTGTAAGTTAACACTTcggaaatctctgtgtaaaccatagacagtaagtggAAACAATAAGTGCGCTTTCcgtgcttgcgcagactaagccagatcACGCACACGTCacacatcaggaagcactcgcgccctcacatcagttggacgtggttgtgtacaagaggtaaaaacgatataaatactgttctttttcttacacaaaccgctcgtttcgtgtcttgggtcatcaatgtgtacttacggtggggaattgtttaattttgactcctctgtgcatgctctttgaggtggtgaccatagacctccattacaTGGGTCACAGACAAggacagtttgacctaaaaatatcaaaatgggaaatactgcggaaacaaagacacctacattttggatgttcttgaggtaagctaaaacataccaaaatttaatttgaaagtgaaccatccctttaagttttggttccttgccactgccaCCTTTGGCGAATGGGGATGCTTGACTGATTGCatagacactattggaagagagttgaactggatgatgacatcactgaataatcaatgaactgactttttcttaaaaaaaatcaaaacaaaaactgtctgtttgttattgtcctcttgcattatcgacaaactattttcctgtttaattatgctgctttgacaatgtgtattgtgtaaagtactacataaataaaggtgaatcgAATTGACTATTAAGAACTGTGCTTATCAAACAGGATGATATCACGTAAACCTAAACCAGTGGCTGTGTGGAGTACAAAGGTTTAAAGAGAAGTTAACATCAGTCATTTAATTCATATCGGAGCTTTACAATTtactca
Protein-coding sequences here:
- the LOC128018452 gene encoding cytochrome c oxidase subunit 6A, mitochondrial → MAAVGRLSQKLLKSVTLTQTRQLSAAAAAHGEQAAKTWKILSFVVALPGVAVCMLNMYLRAQQHQHEQPEFIPYSHLRIRSKRFPWGDGTKSLFHNPHVNALPDGYEHHDE